In the genome of Croceimicrobium hydrocarbonivorans, one region contains:
- the ettA gene encoding energy-dependent translational throttle protein EttA, whose amino-acid sequence MSDDKKVIFSMSGVTKTYAQNNKTVLKNIYLSFFYGAKIGILGLNGSGKSTLLKIIAGVEKNYQGDVVFSAGYTVGYLEQEPDLDESKTVLDVVKEGAAETVAILDEYNKINDDFGLPEVYENPDKMEKLMARQAELQDRIDALNAWELDSTLNRAMDALRCPEPDTPISVLSGGERRRVALCRLLIQQPDVLLLDEPTNHLDAESVLWLEQHLQQYKGTVIAVTHDRYFLDNVAGWILELDRGEGIPWKGNYSSWLDQKSKRLEQEEKQASKRRKTLERELDWVRMSPKGRQSKGKARLNNYQNLLNQEQKEREEKLEIFIPNGPRLGSNVIDAQSVKKAFGDKLLYDDLNFSLPPAGIVGIIGPNGAGKTTIFRMIMGQEDPDAGKFEVGDTVKISYVDQSHKDLLPEKSIYEAISQGDEEIMVGDRKTNARAYISRFNFGGSDQNKKIGSLSGGERNRLHLAMALKEGGNVLLLDEPTNDLDVNTLRALEEGLENFAGCAVIISHDRWFLDRVCTHILAFEGDSNVYYYEGGFSDYEENKRKRLGDVDPTRIKYRKLLKDQ is encoded by the coding sequence ATGTCGGACGATAAGAAAGTGATTTTCTCAATGAGCGGGGTAACTAAAACCTATGCTCAGAATAACAAGACCGTTTTAAAGAATATTTACCTAAGCTTTTTCTACGGCGCCAAGATCGGAATTCTTGGTCTCAATGGTTCGGGTAAGTCCACCTTATTAAAAATCATTGCCGGGGTAGAGAAGAACTACCAGGGTGATGTTGTATTCTCTGCCGGATATACGGTAGGTTATTTAGAGCAGGAGCCGGATTTAGATGAATCCAAAACTGTTTTGGATGTAGTAAAAGAAGGGGCCGCCGAAACTGTGGCCATTCTGGATGAATACAATAAAATTAACGATGATTTTGGTTTGCCGGAAGTTTATGAGAATCCCGATAAAATGGAGAAACTCATGGCACGTCAGGCCGAATTACAAGATCGCATCGACGCTCTTAATGCCTGGGAACTGGATTCGACTTTGAATCGGGCTATGGATGCCCTGCGTTGTCCGGAACCTGATACCCCAATTTCGGTGCTTTCTGGTGGGGAACGCCGTCGAGTGGCACTCTGTAGATTGTTAATTCAACAACCTGATGTATTACTTCTGGATGAGCCTACTAACCACCTTGATGCTGAGTCGGTTCTGTGGTTAGAGCAACACTTGCAACAATACAAGGGAACTGTAATTGCAGTAACTCACGACCGTTATTTCTTGGATAATGTGGCGGGCTGGATTTTGGAACTCGATCGCGGTGAAGGAATTCCTTGGAAGGGTAATTACAGCTCTTGGTTGGATCAGAAATCCAAGCGTTTGGAGCAAGAAGAAAAGCAAGCAAGCAAACGTCGTAAAACCCTGGAGCGAGAGCTGGATTGGGTGCGAATGAGCCCTAAAGGCCGCCAGTCGAAAGGAAAGGCGCGTTTGAATAATTATCAAAACCTTTTAAATCAGGAGCAAAAGGAGCGTGAAGAGAAATTGGAAATCTTCATTCCCAATGGACCGCGCTTAGGTTCTAATGTGATTGATGCCCAGTCGGTTAAAAAGGCCTTTGGTGATAAGCTTCTTTATGATGATTTAAATTTCAGCTTGCCTCCAGCGGGTATCGTGGGGATTATCGGACCTAATGGTGCTGGTAAAACTACCATCTTCCGCATGATTATGGGGCAAGAAGATCCTGATGCGGGTAAATTTGAGGTAGGTGACACTGTGAAAATCTCCTATGTGGATCAGAGTCATAAGGACCTCCTACCAGAGAAATCGATCTATGAGGCTATTTCTCAAGGCGATGAAGAAATTATGGTAGGGGATCGCAAGACCAATGCCCGTGCTTATATCAGTCGTTTCAATTTTGGAGGATCCGATCAGAATAAGAAGATTGGCAGTCTATCCGGTGGGGAGCGAAACCGTTTGCATTTAGCCATGGCCTTGAAGGAAGGAGGTAACGTATTACTCCTCGATGAGCCTACCAACGACTTAGATGTTAACACCTTACGAGCTTTGGAAGAAGGTTTAGAGAACTTTGCCGGATGTGCGGTAATTATCTCTCACGACCGTTGGTTCTTGGATCGGGTTTGTACCCACATCCTGGCCTTTGAAGGCGATTCCAATGTGTATTATTACGAAGGAGGCTTTAGCGATTATGAAGAGAATAAGCGAAAACGCCTGGGTGATGTGGATCCCACTCGTATCAAATACCGTAAACTCCTTAAGGATCAATAG
- a CDS encoding glycosyltransferase family 2 protein — translation MWLKLLYKIKSLKALLYPAQAVQQAPFFIATVFKNEAPFLKEWLDFHLNQGVSRVYLSDNYSTDNPETVLKPYLDKNQVVLLKSQSPEMNTRLQALELNRLLKLIEKEETKDCWVATIDVDEFLFHHEGQKLDVFLQQFIGQKVAAVVVNWLMFGTSNLPKFDPQKSMLEQLTWRAHWSLGEHKMLKPIVYLANCQGFLEGPHRPFAKNGAKFIYSDGSTYQAKEPRILHEPLRLNHYWYRSEEYYNSEKRLKRQAFGDERSGKREADHIKACNYEQDFSILKLQTSTKER, via the coding sequence GTGTGGCTTAAGCTACTCTATAAAATTAAAAGCTTAAAGGCCCTGCTGTATCCTGCTCAAGCGGTACAGCAGGCGCCTTTTTTTATAGCCACAGTTTTTAAAAATGAAGCTCCTTTTTTAAAAGAGTGGCTGGACTTTCATCTCAATCAGGGGGTATCAAGAGTTTATCTTTCAGACAATTACAGTACTGATAATCCAGAAACTGTCTTAAAGCCTTATCTCGATAAAAATCAGGTGGTTCTTCTAAAAAGCCAGAGCCCAGAAATGAATACGCGACTGCAGGCCCTCGAACTGAATCGCCTGCTCAAACTAATTGAAAAAGAGGAAACTAAAGATTGTTGGGTCGCTACTATTGATGTCGATGAGTTCCTTTTTCATCATGAGGGGCAAAAGCTGGATGTTTTCCTTCAGCAATTCATTGGGCAAAAAGTAGCAGCAGTGGTGGTTAATTGGTTGATGTTCGGTACTTCCAATTTGCCCAAATTTGATCCACAAAAATCCATGCTCGAACAATTAACTTGGCGGGCGCATTGGAGCTTGGGAGAGCATAAAATGCTTAAACCCATAGTGTATCTCGCTAATTGTCAGGGTTTTTTAGAAGGTCCTCATCGACCTTTCGCTAAAAACGGAGCGAAATTTATTTATTCGGATGGCAGTACTTATCAGGCCAAAGAGCCACGAATATTGCATGAACCCTTGCGCCTCAATCACTATTGGTACCGCAGCGAAGAGTATTACAATTCTGAAAAGCGATTAAAGCGACAAGCCTTTGGAGATGAGCGATCTGGAAAGCGGGAAGCGGATCATATCAAGGCTTGTAATTACGAGCAAGATTTCAGCATTTTAAAGCTTCAAACTTCGACAAAGGAACGTTGA
- a CDS encoding DUF6913 domain-containing protein, which yields MSVLSWYRNRQLQKLNLQHHSDYKGWEGVERIALYFEATQIKETEIEAWIQFFETAGKNVEVLVYQSVKRKDLNPNWPYPSICKDDKSWWGWPSGLDFGTFKQHNFDLFFDFSKGEEPVHQIVAETAVAGMKVAFQKRKSDWADLVVRCEKEGYTQACREEVLALLKFINAQ from the coding sequence ATGAGTGTTTTAAGTTGGTATCGTAATCGTCAATTGCAAAAACTCAATTTACAGCATCATTCGGATTATAAGGGCTGGGAAGGGGTAGAGCGCATTGCCCTTTACTTTGAAGCTACCCAAATCAAGGAAACGGAGATTGAAGCCTGGATTCAATTTTTTGAAACGGCGGGTAAAAATGTGGAAGTACTGGTTTACCAATCAGTGAAGCGCAAAGACCTTAATCCTAATTGGCCCTATCCATCAATTTGTAAGGATGATAAAAGCTGGTGGGGCTGGCCTAGTGGATTGGACTTCGGCACCTTTAAGCAACATAATTTTGATCTCTTCTTCGACTTTAGTAAGGGTGAGGAGCCCGTACATCAAATTGTAGCGGAAACAGCGGTAGCAGGAATGAAGGTGGCTTTCCAAAAGCGAAAATCCGATTGGGCCGACCTGGTTGTGCGTTGCGAAAAAGAGGGCTATACGCAAGCTTGCCGCGAAGAAGTATTAGCTTTGCTGAAATTTATAAATGCTCAATAA
- the dapA gene encoding 4-hydroxy-tetrahydrodipicolinate synthase — MPEFRGTGVALVTPFQANLEIDFSALDKLVNHCVEGGVEYLVVMGTTGENPVLSKQEKRQVLDAVIKCNAQRVPVVYGVGGNHTAALVEELKSFDFTGVSAILSVSPYYNKPTQEGIYQHYKTLSENSPLPIILYNVPGRTGSNMSADTTLRLARDFDNIIAIKEASGDLNQVMKIINERPEGFKVISGDDNLTLPMIALGGDGVISVSGQAFPKVFTDMVRKALAGDITAARPGHYQLYDITNMLFTEGNPGGVKHTLKLQGIMEAYMRQPLWPISDALAAQIEGEMKKQGLL, encoded by the coding sequence ATGCCTGAATTCAGAGGTACTGGAGTAGCCTTGGTTACTCCCTTCCAGGCCAATCTGGAAATTGATTTTAGCGCCCTCGATAAATTGGTAAACCATTGTGTTGAAGGTGGTGTAGAATACCTAGTGGTGATGGGAACCACGGGTGAAAATCCGGTTTTAAGTAAACAGGAAAAACGCCAGGTATTGGATGCAGTTATAAAGTGCAATGCACAACGTGTACCGGTAGTTTATGGTGTTGGAGGAAATCACACCGCCGCTCTGGTAGAGGAGTTAAAGAGCTTTGATTTTACAGGAGTTTCTGCCATTTTGAGCGTTTCCCCATATTACAATAAACCTACGCAGGAAGGAATTTATCAGCATTATAAGACCCTGAGTGAGAATTCACCCTTGCCCATTATCCTTTATAATGTTCCCGGTAGAACCGGATCTAATATGAGCGCGGACACCACGTTACGCTTAGCCCGTGATTTTGATAATATCATAGCCATCAAAGAAGCCAGCGGCGATTTGAATCAAGTAATGAAAATTATCAATGAGCGTCCTGAAGGATTTAAGGTAATTAGTGGAGACGACAATCTCACTTTACCAATGATCGCCTTAGGCGGTGATGGGGTGATTAGCGTTAGTGGTCAGGCCTTTCCTAAAGTATTTACCGATATGGTACGCAAGGCTTTGGCTGGGGATATCACTGCTGCCCGTCCCGGACATTATCAGCTGTATGATATCACCAATATGCTTTTTACTGAAGGAAATCCCGGTGGTGTGAAGCATACTCTGAAATTACAAGGCATTATGGAAGCTTATATGCGTCAACCTCTTTGGCCCATAAGCGATGCTTTGGCCGCTCAAATTGAAGGGGAGATGAAGAAACAGGGATTGCTATAA
- a CDS encoding sodium:solute symporter, producing the protein MQGLDYLIIGLYFLIIFGIAAWVSWQQKGKAKDSASYFLGGRNLGWFAIGASLFASNIGSEHLIGLSGAGARGAFPEAQFEILAALILLLLGWVFVPFYIRSGVFTMPEFLEKRYNKGARAYLSIISIISYILTKISFTIFAGALVFEVLIGIPFWTGALITVIATGLYTVFGGLKAVIYTDMIQSIIFILGGLAATWFGLKAIGGWDQVILAIDQNHESADTFMSLWRNKDYPWTGVLLGAPILGVWYWCTDQFIVQRVLSAKNISTARKGTIFGGFLKLLPLFIFVFPGIIAYALSQTEYPGLFTIENPLTGEIRSTTDAALPALILRVMPVGIKGLIVAGFLAALMSSLSSVFNSTSTLFTIDFYQKWRPEATEKELVRIGQIATLVLVIIGLAWIPFMRALTEGGGIYKYLQSVQAYISPPIAAAFLLGILYKRINGRGALLALWTGFILGIGRLVLEFLEQSNKIQIESASLLGQLVHMNFLHYAIFLFVISIMVMIAGSLLKAPNISPNLDWMKAADTDQSRKWSPSELYGSIALVIAVLAIWIYFY; encoded by the coding sequence ATGCAGGGTCTGGATTACCTGATTATCGGGCTGTATTTCCTCATCATATTTGGTATTGCCGCTTGGGTAAGCTGGCAACAAAAAGGAAAAGCCAAAGATTCAGCTTCCTATTTCCTGGGGGGACGAAATTTGGGTTGGTTTGCCATTGGAGCCAGCCTCTTCGCTTCCAATATTGGCAGTGAACATTTAATTGGACTCTCAGGAGCCGGTGCCCGCGGTGCATTCCCCGAAGCTCAGTTTGAAATATTAGCGGCTCTAATCTTGCTCCTTTTAGGCTGGGTATTTGTGCCCTTCTACATTAGATCAGGAGTTTTTACCATGCCTGAATTTTTGGAAAAGCGCTACAATAAAGGCGCGCGGGCTTATTTATCCATCATCTCCATTATCTCCTATATCCTCACCAAAATCTCCTTTACCATTTTCGCAGGAGCTTTGGTATTTGAAGTATTGATTGGAATTCCCTTTTGGACCGGTGCTTTAATTACGGTGATCGCCACTGGTTTGTACACGGTTTTTGGCGGACTCAAAGCGGTAATTTACACCGATATGATTCAGAGTATTATCTTTATTTTAGGTGGATTAGCGGCTACCTGGTTCGGCTTAAAAGCAATTGGCGGTTGGGATCAAGTCATTCTGGCTATTGATCAGAATCATGAGTCGGCCGATACCTTTATGAGTCTTTGGCGTAATAAAGATTATCCCTGGACCGGTGTATTACTAGGGGCTCCCATTTTAGGGGTCTGGTATTGGTGTACCGATCAGTTTATCGTGCAAAGGGTACTCTCAGCCAAAAACATCTCCACTGCTCGCAAAGGCACTATTTTCGGAGGTTTCCTAAAATTATTACCCCTATTCATTTTTGTATTTCCGGGCATCATTGCCTATGCCCTCTCTCAAACCGAATATCCAGGACTATTTACCATCGAGAATCCTTTGACCGGAGAAATTCGCAGCACTACCGATGCAGCCCTGCCTGCTTTAATACTGCGCGTTATGCCTGTGGGAATCAAGGGGCTTATTGTCGCTGGCTTTTTAGCGGCATTAATGAGTTCGCTTTCCAGTGTTTTCAATAGTACTTCTACCCTATTTACCATCGACTTTTATCAGAAATGGCGACCAGAAGCCACTGAAAAGGAATTAGTGAGGATTGGCCAAATCGCCACTTTGGTGCTGGTGATCATTGGCCTGGCCTGGATACCCTTTATGCGTGCCTTAACCGAAGGGGGCGGGATTTATAAATACCTCCAAAGTGTTCAGGCCTATATTTCCCCTCCTATTGCCGCTGCCTTTCTATTGGGAATCCTTTATAAGAGAATCAACGGTCGCGGCGCCCTGCTCGCCTTATGGACAGGCTTTATATTAGGTATAGGTCGATTAGTATTAGAGTTCCTGGAACAGAGTAACAAAATTCAAATTGAAAGTGCGAGCCTCTTGGGCCAATTGGTGCACATGAACTTTTTACATTATGCCATCTTCCTCTTTGTGATCAGCATTATGGTTATGATTGCCGGCTCACTGCTTAAAGCGCCTAATATCAGTCCGAACTTAGATTGGATGAAAGCGGCAGATACGGATCAAAGCAGAAAATGGAGTCCATCCGAATTGTATGGCTCCATTGCTCTGGTGATAGCAGTGCTGGCTATCTGGATATACTTCTATTAA
- a CDS encoding NAD-dependent epimerase/dehydratase family protein, giving the protein MQTILGAGGAIGKELAKVLPQYTDQVRLVARNPKAVMGNEELVSADLLDLEATKAAVQGSEVVYLCVGLTYNIKVWQSSWPRIMANTIEACVDAKAKLVFFDNIYMYHPSEMSNITEDSKKDPQSEKGKVRLGILNQLWAAHNEGRIQATVARSADFYGPNAGSVSVMEEAVLKPLQNAKSANWFASLKNPHSFTYTIDAAKGTAILGNSEIAWGEEWHLPTAKNPLTGKEYIETLAALVGAKPKTQVAGKGILRILGLFNPIMKELLEMIYQYDRPYYFNSDKFESTFNYTPVSYQEGLKSLI; this is encoded by the coding sequence ATGCAAACAATTTTAGGGGCCGGAGGGGCCATCGGAAAAGAACTAGCTAAAGTTTTACCTCAATATACCGACCAGGTTCGATTAGTGGCCCGAAATCCCAAAGCGGTAATGGGTAATGAAGAATTGGTCTCGGCTGATTTATTGGATTTAGAGGCCACCAAAGCCGCTGTTCAAGGTAGTGAAGTGGTATATCTCTGTGTTGGACTTACCTACAATATTAAGGTGTGGCAGAGCAGCTGGCCGCGCATTATGGCTAATACCATTGAGGCTTGCGTCGATGCGAAGGCCAAATTGGTTTTCTTCGATAATATATACATGTATCATCCTTCAGAGATGTCCAATATCACCGAAGATTCCAAGAAAGATCCCCAAAGTGAAAAGGGCAAAGTACGTTTGGGCATATTAAATCAATTATGGGCAGCTCATAATGAAGGACGCATTCAAGCCACTGTGGCACGTTCGGCCGATTTTTATGGACCCAATGCGGGCTCGGTGAGTGTTATGGAAGAAGCGGTATTAAAACCTCTTCAAAATGCTAAGTCCGCAAATTGGTTTGCTAGCCTTAAAAATCCACATTCCTTTACCTATACCATAGATGCTGCCAAAGGAACCGCGATCTTGGGTAATTCCGAAATTGCCTGGGGAGAAGAATGGCATTTGCCCACCGCCAAAAATCCATTGACGGGCAAGGAGTACATTGAGACCCTAGCAGCTTTAGTAGGAGCAAAGCCCAAGACCCAGGTGGCGGGAAAAGGAATCTTGCGGATTTTAGGTCTCTTCAATCCCATTATGAAGGAACTTTTGGAAATGATCTATCAGTACGATCGTCCCTACTATTTCAATTCGGACAAATTTGAATCAACTTTTAATTATACACCGGTATCCTATCAGGAGGGATTAAAGTCATTGATCTGA
- the ligA gene encoding NAD-dependent DNA ligase LigA, which produces MSPDEARNRIELLRKELNHHNYLYYLLDKPEISDFEFDQLLKELQKLEAEFPQFDDPNSPSRRVGGGITKDFPTKPHRHPMLSLSNTYSREELEDYLKRTQKALPDEDLEFVCELKYDGAAVSIQYKNGQLVQALTRGDGSQGDEITNNIKTIPRVPLHLRGKDYPEDFEIRGEVFMPLEGFARLNQSRIDEGLEPFANPRNSASGTLKMQDSSLVAQRPLDCFLYFVMLEQPLFDNHYDAVLAAGEWGFNIPRPEKGYLHKAKSIDEIFEFINRWDEERHQLPFEIDGIVIKVNSFRLQERLGATAKSPRWAIAYKFKAEQQETVLETVTYQVGRTGAITPVANLKPVSIAGTTVKRASLHNEDQIKKLDLRIGDWVYVEKGGEIIPKVVGVNYSKRSADAPEFEYISHCPECGTELQRAEDEAQHYCPNAETCPPQVSGRIQHFISRKAMDIEGMGSETVEQFVQADLIKNFADLYDLKVADILPLERMAEKSAQNIVDGIAASKAIPFERVLFALGIRYVGETVAKKLARHFETIEALMAATAEQLVNVDEIGDRIAESVVAYFSDSQNRKQIERLQQAGLQFEIVKQEGASESLAGLSIVISGNFERFSRNELKELIEQHGGKNTGSVSGKTSLIVAGEGMGPSKRKKAEDLGVRIIDENEFAEMIGL; this is translated from the coding sequence ATGAGTCCAGATGAAGCCCGCAATAGAATTGAGCTCTTACGCAAGGAGCTTAATCACCATAATTACCTCTATTATTTATTGGATAAACCCGAGATTTCCGATTTCGAGTTTGATCAGTTATTAAAAGAATTACAGAAGCTGGAAGCGGAATTCCCGCAATTTGATGATCCTAATTCGCCTAGCCGTCGTGTGGGTGGTGGCATCACCAAAGATTTTCCCACCAAGCCGCATCGGCATCCCATGCTTTCCCTGAGCAATACCTATAGCCGAGAAGAACTGGAGGATTATCTCAAGCGCACCCAAAAAGCCTTACCCGATGAGGATTTGGAATTTGTATGCGAGCTTAAATACGATGGAGCAGCGGTAAGCATTCAGTATAAAAATGGCCAATTGGTGCAGGCCCTAACTCGGGGTGATGGCAGTCAAGGCGATGAGATTACCAATAATATTAAAACCATTCCTCGGGTTCCCTTGCATTTAAGAGGTAAGGACTATCCGGAGGATTTTGAGATACGCGGGGAAGTGTTTATGCCGCTGGAAGGCTTTGCTCGCTTGAATCAATCGCGGATTGATGAAGGGCTGGAGCCTTTTGCCAATCCCCGAAATTCAGCTTCAGGAACCTTGAAAATGCAGGATTCCAGCTTAGTGGCGCAACGTCCCTTAGATTGTTTTCTCTATTTCGTGATGCTGGAGCAGCCCTTATTTGACAACCATTATGATGCGGTTTTAGCGGCTGGTGAATGGGGTTTTAATATTCCCAGACCGGAGAAGGGCTATTTGCATAAGGCCAAGAGCATTGATGAGATTTTCGAATTCATTAATCGCTGGGATGAGGAAAGGCATCAATTGCCCTTTGAGATTGATGGCATTGTAATTAAGGTGAATTCTTTTCGCTTGCAAGAGCGCCTGGGAGCTACCGCCAAAAGTCCGCGCTGGGCCATTGCTTATAAGTTCAAAGCAGAGCAGCAGGAAACAGTATTGGAAACAGTGACCTATCAGGTAGGGCGTACCGGTGCCATTACTCCTGTGGCTAATCTGAAGCCCGTTTCCATCGCCGGAACTACGGTAAAACGTGCCAGTTTGCATAATGAGGATCAGATCAAAAAACTGGATTTACGCATTGGTGATTGGGTTTACGTAGAAAAGGGTGGTGAGATTATCCCTAAGGTGGTAGGGGTTAATTATAGCAAGCGTTCCGCTGATGCGCCAGAATTTGAATATATCAGTCATTGTCCGGAATGCGGCACCGAATTGCAAAGAGCAGAGGATGAAGCCCAGCATTATTGCCCCAATGCCGAGACTTGTCCCCCGCAAGTAAGTGGTAGAATTCAGCATTTCATCAGCCGTAAGGCCATGGATATTGAAGGTATGGGCTCTGAAACCGTTGAGCAATTTGTGCAGGCGGACTTGATTAAGAATTTTGCGGATCTCTATGATCTTAAGGTGGCAGATATTCTCCCGCTGGAGCGAATGGCCGAAAAATCGGCTCAAAATATTGTGGATGGGATTGCGGCTTCCAAAGCTATTCCCTTTGAAAGGGTATTATTCGCCTTGGGAATTCGCTATGTAGGCGAAACTGTAGCTAAGAAATTAGCCCGTCATTTTGAGACTATTGAGGCCCTAATGGCTGCAACTGCAGAGCAATTGGTGAATGTGGATGAAATTGGTGATCGCATTGCTGAAAGCGTGGTGGCCTATTTCTCCGATAGTCAAAATCGCAAGCAGATAGAGCGCTTGCAGCAGGCAGGCTTGCAATTTGAGATCGTAAAACAGGAGGGCGCTTCAGAATCATTGGCCGGACTAAGTATTGTAATCAGCGGCAATTTTGAACGCTTTAGTCGCAATGAACTCAAGGAATTGATTGAGCAGCATGGTGGTAAGAATACCGGTTCGGTATCTGGTAAGACTTCTTTAATAGTGGCTGGAGAAGGCATGGGGCCTTCCAAACGCAAGAAAGCAGAGGATTTAGGGGTGCGGATTATCGATGAAAATGAATTTGCTGAAATGATTGGATTATGA
- a CDS encoding carboxypeptidase-like regulatory domain-containing protein, with the protein MRNFKDTLSLLFALSLCLLSLSTFGQSEKSPLSLNGWVLDGHSKEVVPNVHVINKRTLKGTVSNADGYFEIKLELGDSIIFSNIAYKYFYFIYTNDSLQLNDVIVAMEEQNYLLEEVSVFSYELSTNKPKEMKLRKPNIPSNDEIDDPEIIQAGMDNPAEYLYNLFGSKPRQLRKLAQLKAEDAYREKLEESNNRQAVMRMTGLSKDELEAFMFYCKYVPVSMHQLNDYEFLLSVQACFRRYMKDRELESFLNQFD; encoded by the coding sequence ATGCGAAACTTCAAAGATACACTCTCCCTACTATTCGCCCTAAGCCTTTGCCTGCTTAGTTTATCAACATTCGGGCAAAGCGAAAAAAGCCCCCTTAGTTTAAATGGTTGGGTGCTCGATGGACATTCTAAGGAGGTGGTTCCAAACGTGCATGTAATCAATAAACGTACTTTAAAAGGAACGGTTAGCAATGCCGATGGCTACTTCGAAATAAAGCTGGAACTGGGCGACAGTATTATCTTTTCGAATATCGCTTATAAATATTTCTACTTCATCTATACCAATGACAGCCTGCAATTGAACGATGTAATTGTAGCGATGGAGGAGCAAAATTATCTACTGGAAGAAGTGAGTGTTTTCAGCTACGAGTTGAGCACCAATAAACCCAAGGAGATGAAACTTCGCAAGCCCAATATCCCTTCCAATGACGAGATTGATGATCCTGAAATCATTCAAGCGGGAATGGATAATCCGGCCGAATACCTTTATAATCTCTTTGGATCCAAACCCCGTCAACTACGCAAATTGGCTCAGTTAAAAGCGGAAGATGCCTATCGCGAAAAGCTGGAGGAATCCAATAATCGACAGGCCGTAATGCGCATGACCGGCTTAAGTAAAGATGAACTGGAAGCCTTTATGTTTTACTGCAAATATGTACCGGTAAGTATGCATCAATTAAATGATTACGAATTTCTTCTATCCGTTCAAGCTTGCTTCCGACGCTATATGAAAGACCGTGAATTAGAGAGTTTCCTTAATCAGTTCGATTAG
- a CDS encoding helix-turn-helix transcriptional regulator, with protein MKNKIRVYRSMHKVSQQDLADKLQVSRQTINAIENDKYSPSLELALKMTQLFDCKVEDLFEL; from the coding sequence ATGAAGAATAAAATTCGCGTATATCGCAGCATGCATAAGGTTTCGCAGCAGGATTTAGCGGATAAGCTTCAGGTGAGTCGGCAAACCATTAATGCCATCGAAAATGATAAGTATTCACCTTCTTTAGAGCTGGCCCTAAAAATGACTCAGCTTTTTGATTGTAAGGTGGAAGATCTCTTCGAACTTTAA
- a CDS encoding BatD family protein, producing the protein MKSLVFLVLLGFGSGLMAQNIKTRLEFYDQGEGTERVRIIVSVDETPDSVAHLEIDGQILPISSTSSHMSIINGVTTREVSYTYYYYPNKKGDFSFYPPTMYFDEKRVKGKKVDFSISSFKENEENKPDAKSILSSPDKRISLTKDGGILEEYRNGEWMVVRKLDKETCAKIILLSQEQKEL; encoded by the coding sequence ATGAAAAGCCTTGTCTTTCTGGTATTACTAGGTTTCGGCTCTGGCCTGATGGCTCAAAACATCAAAACCCGCTTGGAATTTTACGATCAAGGAGAAGGCACGGAAAGGGTTCGGATTATTGTTTCGGTAGATGAAACTCCAGATTCAGTAGCTCATTTGGAAATTGATGGGCAAATCCTGCCTATCAGCAGTACTTCCAGTCATATGAGTATAATTAATGGTGTTACCACCCGTGAAGTTTCCTACACCTATTACTATTACCCTAATAAAAAAGGAGACTTCAGCTTTTATCCTCCCACTATGTATTTTGATGAAAAGAGAGTTAAGGGGAAAAAAGTGGACTTTAGTATTAGCAGCTTTAAAGAAAATGAGGAAAATAAACCCGATGCCAAATCCATTTTAAGCAGCCCCGACAAACGTATTAGCCTAACTAAAGATGGTGGTATTTTAGAAGAATACCGCAATGGAGAATGGATGGTAGTGCGCAAATTAGATAAGGAAACCTGCGCGAAGATTATCTTACTTAGCCAAGAACAGAAAGAATTATGA